From a single Nostoc flagelliforme CCNUN1 genomic region:
- a CDS encoding peroxidase family protein: protein MFGTDPANPGPDPDNLAGGKRALRRFVEWHRFFQIDGSPEPDNISKKIDSKISSALFQLPFSAIAGLSDNPSSLAQRNLLRHLTFSLPSGQALAKAMCIEPLTNDDLKDLKDLGVQMEQKTPLWFYILKEAELRTEGRTLGPVGGRIVAEVFIGLLEGDRLSFLRADPTWHPTLPVNAEEKFGIVSLLKFAGVA from the coding sequence ATGTTCGGTACAGATCCGGCTAACCCAGGCCCTGACCCTGACAATTTAGCTGGTGGCAAGCGCGCTCTACGAAGGTTTGTGGAATGGCACAGATTCTTTCAGATAGATGGCAGCCCAGAACCTGACAACATCAGCAAAAAAATTGATTCCAAGATATCAAGCGCACTGTTCCAACTGCCTTTCAGTGCTATAGCTGGCTTGTCTGACAACCCTTCTTCTTTGGCGCAGAGAAATTTATTGCGACATTTGACTTTCAGTTTACCATCAGGACAAGCGCTTGCCAAAGCAATGTGCATTGAACCTCTCACTAACGATGACCTTAAAGATTTAAAAGATTTGGGAGTTCAAATGGAGCAGAAAACACCTCTATGGTTCTATATTCTCAAAGAAGCAGAACTACGAACCGAGGGCAGAACTTTAGGCCCTGTAGGTGGTCGGATCGTAGCAGAAGTATTCATTGGTCTGTTAGAAGGAGACCGCCTATCTTTCTTAAGAGCAGATCCGACTTGGCATCCGACACTGCCAGTTAATGCAGAGGAGAAATTTGGTATTGTTAGCTTGCTGAAGTTTGCTGGAGTTGCATAA